Proteins from one Cryptomeria japonica chromosome 4, Sugi_1.0, whole genome shotgun sequence genomic window:
- the LOC131058366 gene encoding xyloglucan endotransglucosylase protein 1 — MDLLQFFLLLSLVLSSSHLVSANFYNDFDITWGNDRAKILDNGQRLQLTLDQSSGSGFQSKNEYLFGKIDMQIKLVAGNSAGTVTAYYLSSQGDKHDEIDFEFLGNLSGDPYIMHTNVFSQGKGNREQQFYLWFDPTADFHTYSLLWNPQQIIFSVDGTPVRVFKNSEDLGVAYPKNQAMRIYSSLWNADDWATRGGAVKIDWTKSPFVASYGNFKAETCSASSDCSVNSWYAAEALESSEQQKLEWVRKKYMIYDYCTDSKRFPQGFPPECTRQA; from the exons ATGGATCTGTTACAATTTTTCCTCCTTCTAAGCCTTGTACTCTCCTCTTCCCACCTTGTTTCTGCAAATTTTTATAACGATTTTGACATCACATGGGGAAATGATCGTGCTAAGATACTCGACAATGGCCAACGCTTGCAGCTCACTCTCGATCAGTCCTCAG GTTCAGGTTTCCAATCTAAGAATGAATATCTCTTTGGCAAAATCGATATGCAAATCAAGTTGGTGGCTGGTAACTCGGCCGGAACTGTCACTGCTTACTAT CTGTCATCACAAGGGGATAAGCACGACGAGATAGACTTCGAGTTCCTGGGAAATCTGTCTGGAGATCCCTACATTATGCACACTAATGTTTTCTCTCAAGGCAAAGGCAATCGCGAGCAGCAATTCTACCTCTGGTTCGACCCCACGGCAGACTTCCACACTTACTCTCTGCTCTGGAATCCCCAGCAAATTAT ATTTTCTGTGGATGGAACGCCGGTGAGAGTGTTCAAGAACAGCGAGGATTTGGGAGTGGCATATCCCAAGAATCAAGCGATGAGAATATATTCGAGCCTGTGGAATGCAGATGATTGGGCAACCAGAGGCGGTGCAGTGAAGATTGACTGGACCAAATCCCCCTTTGTCGCCTCTTATGGAAATTTCAAAGCAGAGACATGCTCTGCCTCTTCTGATTGCTCTGTGAATTCATGGTACGCTGCAGAGGCGTTGGAGTCGAGTGAGCAGCAGAAACTTGAATGGGTGCGGAAGAAGTATATGATTTACGACTATTGTACAGACAGTAAAAGGTTTCCGCAGGGCTTTCCTCCTGAATGCACTCGCCAGGCATAG